Within Thermodesulfobacteriota bacterium, the genomic segment GGAAATGCTCCACATCGAGGGCGAAGATGATTCGGTCTTGAGGCCGGGCCGGACCCATGGTCTCCTTTCGCTTTTTATTGGCCAATGTATCACATTTAAGGGGCCTTTACAAGCGGCCCACTTCTTGATAAACTCTCTTTGTCCCATGGAATCCTTTGAGGTGAGAGAAGAGAACCGGCGGCTCCGTTTTTTGAGGTTTCTGGTCGACCTCACCCTCCGATCGATACAGGAGGGCGACCTCTCGCTCGAAGAGGCGGAAAGGCGGGTGGAGGAAGTCAAAAACGTCTGTCTGAGACTCTTTCCGGGAAAGGAGGAGGCCTTCGAGTTGATCTATCGGCCGAGGTTCCGACGGGCCATCGAGGCCACCTTCAGGGCTCCTTCGGAAGGAGGGCCATCTCCTCCTCGACGATCCTTTGAATCCGGCTGACCGCCTCTGCTCTCTCGACGAGGAGGATCTCTCCGGTCCTCCTCTTCTTGATTTCCACCAGGCCCTTCTTCAGATTCTTCTCGCCGAGGGTCACTCTTAAGGGGATGCCGATCAGGTCTGCGTCTTTAAATTTCGTCCCCGGGGTTTCGTCCCGGTCGTCGAAGAGGACCTCGATGTTCTGCTGGAGGAGGGCCTGATAGAGCTCTTCCGCGGCCTGGCGGATGAGATCGACCTTCATATTGACGGGAAGCAGGATGACCTGGAAGGGGGCGATGGGCATGGGAAAGATGATCCCGTTCTCGTCGTGGGACTGCTCGATGGCCGCCGCCACCGTCCTTCCGATGCCGATGCCGTAACACCCCATCACGATTTCCCTCTCCTGACCCTTCTCGTCAAGGTAGGTGGCGCCCAGGGCTTTGCTGTATTTGGTGCCGAGTTTGAAGGTGTGGCCCACCTCGATGCCCTTGTCGAGCCTCGTCTCGCTCCCGCAGGTGGGACAACGGTCTCCGGGTGCGAATCGCCTCAGGTCGGCAAACCGGAAGACCTGAAAGTCCCTGCCCACATTGACGTGGATAAAATGATAGTCTTTCTGGTTCGCACCGGTGACGAAGTTGGTCATGCCCTGAAGGTCGAGGTCCGCATAGATCGGGACGGTCAGGCCGATCGGTCCCGCAAACCCCTTTGGAGAGCGGGAGATGCTCTCCACGGTCTCCTCGTCGGCCAGCTGGAGATGGTCGGTGCCGAGAAGGTGCTTCAGCTTCTTTTCGCTGATCTCGTGGTCGCCCCTAACCAGGGCGGCCACAGGCCCCCGATCGGAGACGAAGAGGAGGGTCTTGACCAGGTCGCGGGGTGAGACGTTGAGGAATCGGGTCACCTCCTCGACCGTCCGCTGGTTGGGGGTGAAGACCTTTTGTAAAGGTTTGAAGTCTGAGGCCACGGGAGCCTTCTGGGGGTTTTCGGGCCTTTGGAACTCCGCCCGTTCGATATTGGCCGCATAGGAGCAGGCCTTGCAACTGACGATCGTCTCCTCTCCGGTCTCGGCCAGGACCATGAATTCGTGAGAGTAGGTCCCGCCGATCAAGCCCGATTCGGCCTCCACCACCCTGAACTTGAGGCCGCAGCGGGTGAAGATCCGGGTGTAGGCCTCGACCATCTTTCGGTAGCTGATCTCCTCACCCTCCTCGTCCACGTCGAAACTGTAGGCATCCTTCATGGTGAATTCACGGGCCCGCATCAGGCCGAAGCGGGGACGGATTTCGTCCCGGAATTTGGTCTGGATCTGGTAAAGATTGAGGGGGAGCTGCCGGTAGGAGCGGATCTCCCGGCGGGCGATATCGGTGATGACCTCCTCATGGGTCGGAGCGAGGCAGTAATCCCGGTTGTGCCGGTCCTTGAACCGGCCAAGTTCTTTTCCGTACTCCTCCCAACGATGGCTCTCCTGCCAGAGCTCGGCCGGTTGGACCACGGGGAGCAGGACCTCGATGGCTCCGGCCCGGTTCATCTCCTCGCGGACGATCTCCTCGACCTTCCGGATGGCCCGAAGACCGTAAGGGAGGTAGGAGTAGATGCCCGCTGTGAGCTTCCGGATCATCCCGGCCCTCAGCATCAGTTGATGGCTCGGGACCTCGGCCTCGGAGGGGATTTCTTTCAGGGTGGGAAGAAGGTACTTCGTATATCGCATGGAATCTTCTCCTCGTTCAACGAAAGGGGTGGGCTTAAAAGGGCAGGGATCCCCTTGATTTTTAGGACCCCTTCCCGTATATATCTTGCCGGATTTTCATTTCGCAAGAGATGGACCGCAAGCTCCGGACATCGATTTATGAAACGTCTTGCCCCCATCGAAGGACTCACGCTGATCTTTCTCGCAGGCCTTCTCCTGGTGACGCTCCTCTTTAACCGCCAGATCCCGCTCTGGCGTTTTCAACTGCTCTTCTATCTCCTTCTGCTCGGCTTGCTCTTTGCCCTGAAGATTTCCGCAGACCGGAGGGAGGCGAGGGGCCTGGGAGGGCTCTTATACCATTTCTCTCCGATCGTCTTCGTGATCCTGACCTACCAGTCGCTCGGCAACCTGATCCAGTACCTCCAACCCGATATCGACCCGATCCTGATCCAAATCGACCTCTCCCTCTTCGGCGTCCACCCGACCGTTTGGATGGAACGATGGATCACGCCGTGGCTGACCGACCTGATGTCCCTGGCCTACCTCAGTTACTACTTTCTTCCCGTCGTTCTGGTCGTGACGCTCTATCGCAAAGGGCGGACGGCGGAATTTCGCCAGGCCATGTTCGTCCTCACCTTCGGGTATTACCTCTCCTTTGTCGGATATATCCTCTTTCCAGCGGTGGGCCCGAGGTTTACCCAGGCCTCCCTCTATTCGGTCCCCTTGGAGGGGAGTTTCATCACGGACTTTGTCAGGGACACCTTGAACGCCCTGGAGCACAACAAGAGGGATTGCATGCCGAGCGGCCATACCCAGCTCTCTCTCATGGTGCTCCTCCTTGCCCATCGCTACCAGGAGAAGCGGCTCTTCTATCTCTTTCTGCCCCTGGTGGCCGGCCTGATCCTTTCCACCGTCTATCTCCGCTATCACTATGTGATCGACCTCATCGTCGGCGCCCTCTTTGCCATCGGCTCGTTGCTCATGGCCTCCGCCCTTTATCGGGTCTGGCAGAGGGCCTAAATCCCCTTCTCGTAGATCCTGTAGGTCTTATAACGTTTGCCCCCCATGGCCTCGATGCCGTGCCGCATGAGGAGGTTGTTTTCGAGGATCCAGGAACATTCTCCCTGATGATACCCTTTGGCGATCCCCCGTTTGAAGGTCTCGATATAGAGGAGCCCTTCGATCCCCCTTTTTTGGAAGGCCTGTTTGATCCCGAGGAGCATGATCCGGACCAACCGGATCTTCCTCTTGAAGTAGAGAAATTTGATCAGGCCGAGGGGCCCCAGCCTTCCGTTGAGGTGCTTGAGGACTACATTGTAATCCGGGAGGGCGGCTGAGAAACCCACCGGTTCTCCGCTGACATAGGCGAAGAGGACGAGCTCGGGCACCACCAGCGGTTTCATGGCCTTGGCCATTTCGTCGATCTCCTCCTCGGTCATGGGCGTAAACCCCCAGTTTCGGCTCCAGATGTCGTTGTAGATCTCCTTGATGATCTTCAGATCCTCTTTGAAGCGACCCATGTTCAGTGGGCGGATCGAAAGGTCCGGTTCCTTTTTGAGGATCCGCTCGGTGATCCGTTCGAGCCGATCCTTCTGGAAGGTCTCCTTTTCGAGGAGGTAGGCATAGAGGTCCATCACCTTCCGGTACCCGCAGCCTTCGATCAGGCTCGAATAGTAGGGCGGGTTGTAGGGCATCATGAGTGCGGGGGGGCGATCGAAGGCATCGACGAGGAGGCCGCACTCGTCGTTCATGGAGGGGTTCATCGGTCCCAGGATTTTCTCCATCCCCCGCTCCTTGGCCCAGGTTTCCACAGACGAGAGGAGGAGGCGGCCCACCTCAGGGTCTTCGATCGATTCGAAGAAACCGAAGAACCCCGCCCTCTCCTGGTGGTATTCGATATGGAAGCGGTCTACGATCCCCGCCACCCTTCCCACCACCTCCCCGTCGCGACGGGCAAGGTAGAGGACCATCTCTGCGTGGGAGCGAAATGGGGAGGAGGGGCTCAACTTCTTCTGCTGATCCTTGATGAGAGGGGGGACCCAGAAAGGATTTCCTCGGTAGATCTTCCAGGGAAATCGGAGGAAGGCCGCCAGGTCGCTTCGGGTTTTGACCTCTTCGATCTTGAGTTCCGACCCTGCCATGGCCTTCCATTCCCTTCAGATCAATCCCATCTGCTTGCCCACCTTTTTAAAGGCCTCCAGCACCCGATCGAGTTGTTCCTCGGTGTGGGTCGCCATGTAGCTCGTCCGGAGAAGTTCCCGACCCGGAGGGACAGCGGGGCTGGCCACGGGGTTGACGAAGATGCCCTCTTCGAAGAGGAGCCTGCACATCCCGAAGACCTTCATCGTGTCGCCGAGGATGATGGGGATGATCGGGGTCTCGCTCGTTCCGGTATCGAAGCCGAGCTCCTTGTAGCCTTTCAACATCTTCCGGGTATTGTTCCAGAGTTGTTCGATGAGGTGGGGTTCTTCCTCGATGATATCGAGGGCGGTGCTCACCGAGGCGACCAGGGCCGGAGGGAGGCTGGCGCTGAAGATCATGGAGCGGCCGGTATGTTTGATGAAATTGATCACCTCCCAGGAGCCGACCACGAAGCCCCCGATGGCCGCAAGCGACTTGCTGTAGGTCCCCATGATGAGGTCAACCTCGTTCTCCAGCCCGAAATGTTCGGCGGTGCCCCGGCCGCCCGGTCCGAGGACGCCCACGCCGTGGGCGTCATCGACCATCACCCGGGCGCCATAGGCCTTGGCCAGGCGGACGATCTCGGGCAGGTTGGCGATATCCCCCTCCATGCTGAAAACGCCGTCGACGATGATCAGCTGGCCCTTATCCTTCGTCGCCTCCAGCACCTTTTCGAGATCCTTCATGTCGTTGTGCTTGAACTTCTTCACCTGGCCGAAGGAGAGGCGACAGCCGTCGATGATGCTGGCGTGGTCGTACTTGTCGATGATGGCGACGTCGTTTCTTCCCACCAGGGCGGAGATCGCCCCCAAATTGGTCTGGTAGCCTGTGGCGAAGACGAGGGCGGCCTCCTTGCGGAAGAACCGCGCGAGCTTGGCCTCGAGCTCTTCGTGGATCTCGAGGTTCCCGTTGAGAAAGCGGGACCCCGCACAGCCGCTTCCATACTTTTCGATGGCCTTGATGGCGGCCTCCTTCACCCTGGGGTGATTGGTCAACCCTAAATAATTGTTCGATCCGACCATGATGACCCGTCTCCCGTTGACCACCACCTCGGAATCCTGGGCCGACTCGAGCTTCCGGAAGAAGAAGTAGTTCCCGCTGTTATAAACGGCCCGGTACTGCTCGTTCACCCTCTCGCATTTTTCGAAGACGTCCATAATTCACCTCGTGTGACCTTAAAGCCAGCCGTTTTTTAAATACCATTCATAAGTGATTTTTACCCCTTCCGCAAGGGGAAAGCGGGGTTCGAAGCCTAAGAGGGTCCTGGCCTTGGTGATGTCGCAGAGCCAATTCTTTTGAACCATCTCCTCGACCTTTCCCCGGTTGATCAGCGGAGGCCTCCGGGAGACGCTCGAGACATATTCCGAGACCGAAGCCGCAGTCCGAAGGAGCCACCGGGGTACAGGAAGGGGGCGGGCACGGATCCCTATGGCCTCCTCGAAGAGGTCGCCGATCCGGTCCATTCGATAGGCCTCCCCATCGGAGATGAAGAAGATCTCGCCGTCGCACCCCTTGGACTCCGCAGCCCTCAGGGTGGCCTGGACCAGGTCGTCCACGAAACAGAGGCTCAGGGATCCGTCGTGATTCTTAAAAACCGGTTTAAACCCCAGGGAAAGGATCTTGAAAAAGGCATAGACATCCCTGTCCCTCGGGCCGTAGACGGCCGTGGGGCGGAGGATGACGATCGGGAGCTGATCGGTGTGTTCAAGACAGGCCTCTTCGCCGGCCAGTTTGCTCCGGCCGTAGGGGGAGACCGGATTGCAATCGTCCGATTCTTTCTTCAATCCTTCAATTTGGCAGGGACCGGCCGCTGCCTGGCTCGAGAGATAGACGAATCTTTTTAACGAGGGGTTGGCCTCGAGACAGGCGTGGAGGAGGTTTTCCGTCCCCCTGGCGTTGATCTCGAAATAGGTCTCCTCCTTCAGGGCCTTGGTTACTCCGGCGGAGTGAAAGATTAGGTCGACGCCCTTGACCGCCTCTTTTAATGAATAAGGATCGGTGCAATCGCCCTCGGCGATTTCGACAGGAAGGCCTTTCAACCACTTTAGGTCGTGGCGATTTCGGACAAGGCAACGGACCTCGTCCCCTCTTTTCAAAAGGGCCTCCACGAGATGGCTTCCGATGAAGCCTGTGCCTCCGGTGACCAGTGCTTTCAAGGTTCGAACCGCCGCCTGAAATTTATTGAATTCTATCTATTTTCTGGGATTTGTCAAGGAAACAGGACCGTAAGATTCCGTTTTCGGAAGTTCTTGCCTTGACCGATGAGGCCTTCCGAGGAGCGGTCAGAAGGGTTCCGCTTTGGAGATCCGGCAGGGGATGGCTCGTAAGGGAGTGGAGCCGATGGCGGGCTCGTAGGGAGGAGCATTGTCCGTGAGGATGTTGAGGTTCGACTCCTTCCAGCCGCAAAGTTCGAGATCCTTCCGTTCCGGAAACCACCAGCCATAGCTGGCCACGAGGATTCTCGGGTCGAGGTCGGCGTCGAATTTGGCCCTCTGCCGGATCGAGCCCCTTGCGGTCGTGATCTCCACCCAGTCCCCTTCCCCGATTTTATAGGTCGAGGCCGTTTGAGGATGGATGAGGAGAAGGGGATCCGGGGAGAGCCTCCGAAGGGAAGGGATATTTCGATAGGCCGAATGGAAGTAGAACGGGTCCTTGGCAGAGGTGAGAAGGAGCGGAAAGGACTCCGAGGAAGGGGCCGGAAGGTCGATGGGGGTGGGCAGAGGGGCGTAGCCCCAGTCTTTGAGCTGGTCTGAAAAGATCTCGACCTTTTTGGAAGGGGTCGAAAATCCCTTCTTCTCGTAAGAGCGGTACGGCCAGTCTCCTTTCAGCATCCCCATCGATTTAAAATCGTCGTAGGTCAGGCCGGCGGGCCTTAAAATCTCGTCGAGGCACTCTTCGGGATCCTTCCAGAAATGGTGTCCCAACCCCGCCTTTTTTCCCAGTTCATTCAAGATCTTCAGATCGGACCAGCACTCGCCTGGCGGTTCAACAATCTTGGGACGGGCAAGGATGAAGCCATGGGGAAGGCCGTAGTGGCCGATGTCGTCGAATTCAAAATGGGTGGCCGCAGGGAGGACGAGGTCAGCGAGTTGGGCCGTGGGGGTGAGAAAGATCTCCGAGACCGCCAGGAAGTCGAGACGCCTCAGGGCCTCGAACGTCTCCTGGGCGTTGGCGTAGCTGAGCAGGGGATTTCCTCCCTGGATGTACATCAACCGGATGGGAAAGGGTTTCTCCGTTAGGATGGCTTTGATGATCAACTGGGAGGGGACAAACCCCATCATCGTCGATAGGCGATATTCCGGGCTCAGGATCTTCTCTTTCTTTTCAGGGAATCTCTTGATCTGGACGAGTTCCCCCGGCCTCATGAGGGGAGGAGAGGGGCGGTTCACATTTCCGCCGGGAGCCTCAAGGTTTCCTGTGATCGCCATGAGGATGAGAAGGGCCCTCGCACATTGAAAGCTATGGATCGTATGCTCGATGGCGTTTCCCCACTGGAGCGAGGCCGGCCGGGTCTGGGCATAGAGCCTCGCGGCCTGTTGAATCGCCTCTTTGTTCACCCAGGTGGTCTCCGCGATCTCTTCGAGGGAGTACTGCTTGAGATGCTCGACCAGCTCGGGAAAACCTTTGGTCCATTGATCCACGAAGGGGCGATCATAGAGTCCTTCCTCGATGATCACCTTCAACATCCCCAAGGCGAGGAAGAGGTCCGCCCCGGGCCGGGGTCGAATCCAGAGGTCTGCCCTCGAGGCCATCCCGGTTTTTCGCGGATCGACGACGATCAATTTCGCTCCGCGCTCGAGGGCCCTTTTGAGCTGGGAGCCGATCACCCCTTCCTCGTTGGTCTGAAAGAGGTTGCTTCCCCAGACCAGGACGCACGCTGGCGGGTGATCGTAATCCGGAACCGGGAAGAACCCGCAGGTGAGATTCGAGGCGGTCTCCCTCGGCATATGGCAGATGTGTCCGGGAGTGGAGATATTGGGGATGCGCAGGAGATGGGCAAGCCTCATCAAGAGGAAGAGTTCGAGGCCCTTGGGCGTCCCCTGGGCAAAGGCGATCGATTCGGGCCCGAAGCGATTGATCGTTTCGAGGAGCCTCTGAGCGATCGTCTCGAGGGCCTCGTCCCAGGAGACCCGGATCCATCTTCCCTCTCCCCTCTTCCCGGTTCTTTTCAAGGGAAAAAGGAGGCGATCCGGGTGGTCGAGCCTTTCGATCTGGGCGATGCCCTTGGCGCAGATCGTCCCACGGTTGAGGGGACAATCGGGGTCGCCCTCGATCTTCCGGATCTTTCCCTCTTCGACGTGGACCAGGAGGCCGCAGCCGCCGTGGTCCATTCGCGCGCAGAAGGTCTTGACGATCATCGGGAAACCTCCTTCACAGGGACTTCATAACACCGAAAAGGGGCTTTGACAAGGCATTGGGCCAACAGTCTCAAGGGTTGGAAGAATGAATTTTTCTGTTGACAAAGGGGCCCAATTTTAATAATCTGAGGCAACTTCCATCGCGACCGATGCCGCCACGTGGGGTTTTTTGTCACCCCTGTAAGAAGGGGGGTCATGGAAGGCCTGTTTGAACATTTCCGGTTCGCTCGATTCGAATTTCTCCTCAAAGCCACCGATGAGATCCACCTTCCCACCTATAAAGGTTCGACCTTCCGAGGGGCCTTTGGCCATACCTTTAAAAAGATCGTCTGTATCAACCGAGAGAAGGATTGTAACGGCTGCCTCCTGAAAAACCGGTGCATCTATTCCTACGTCTTTGAAACCCCGCCTCCTCCGGACACTGAAAAGATGAAAAAGTACCCCTATGCCCCCCACCCCTTCGTCATCACCCCGCCGCTCGAAACGACCCGGACTTATAAGGAGGGAGAGGGCCTGAAATTCGAACTGACGCTCATCGGCAAGGCCATCGACTACCTGCCCTATTTCATCTACACCTTCGACGAGCTCGGGAAGAAGGGCATCGGAAAAGGGCAGGGGACATTCCAATTGGAAAAGGTGAAGGCGGTGGGAGGGGCTGAAACAGAGGAAGAAGGATCTACGGTATATTCCTCGGTCGATAAAGCCCTCCGGTGCGATTTCAAGGTATTGGATGGAAGAGCACTCGCTCCGCTGGACCTCGATGTCCCCACCCTCACATTGCAATTCTTGACCCCGACCCGGCTCAAATTCGATGGGGCCCTGACCCTTAAACTCGAATTTCATATCCTCGTCAGAAATCTCCTCCGTCGGATCTCCCTGCTCTCCTACTTTCATTGCGGAGAGGAACTGGTCGTCGATTTTAAGGGACTGATCGAGAAGTCGAAGGAGGTGAGGATTCAAAAAGAGACCCTGAGGTGGGTAGACTGGGAGAGATACTCAAATCGGCAGGAGACCCGGATGAAGATGGGAGGCTTCATCGGGCCGATCACCTTCATGGGCGATTTCAAACCTTACGCCCCCTTCCTCCTCCTGGGAGAGCAGATTCACGTGGGAAAAGGGACGAGCTTTGGCCTGGGCAAATTCAAAATTTCAAAGCAGGGGAGCTGAATTTTGAATCTTGGCTTAAAGGCGAAACCTTTCCAAAATATTTCTTTGCTTGCCCTTCCCACCGCGATCGGTCTACCTTTACAACAAAAACCCTGGAGGAAATGGGTGGGAGAGTCTTGCATCTTTTGCGGACAGGAAGTGGAAGGACGGGATAACATCGGTTGGAGGTTCTTTGGGGCCCTCTGCGGCAGGTGCTTTTTGCCAAAGGCCGAGGTCCTCCTGAAGCACCTTGAAGAATGGGAGGCCTACTGGTGGACCATCCGGTTCGCCCCCAATAACGAAGGGTGGGCTTAAAGGGGGGGAGGACCGCCCTTGAGGTCGTCGAGAAAGCCATGGAGCAAAAACCCTTCAAGGAAATCCTGATCTTTGTCCTCGGCACGACACCCCAGATCGTAACCGAGACCCTCTACTGCCTTACCCAGTCCTTGAAACCTCCGGTTTTTCCCGATGAAATCCATATCCTGACGACCACGAGCGGGAAGGAGGGAATCGAGAAGGAGCTTCTTGAAAAAGGCCGGCTCGCGGCCTTCTCGAAAGAGTTCGGCCTTCCCCCGGTTCCCTTGACGCCGGAGTCGATCCATCTCGTCTGCGACGAGGCGGGCCGTCCCCTGGACGATATCCGGGAGATCTCCCATAACGAATCCCTTGGCGATTTTATCGCCAACTTCATCCGGGGAAAGACCGCCGATCCCTCC encodes:
- a CDS encoding proline--tRNA ligase, whose protein sequence is MRYTKYLLPTLKEIPSEAEVPSHQLMLRAGMIRKLTAGIYSYLPYGLRAIRKVEEIVREEMNRAGAIEVLLPVVQPAELWQESHRWEEYGKELGRFKDRHNRDYCLAPTHEEVITDIARREIRSYRQLPLNLYQIQTKFRDEIRPRFGLMRAREFTMKDAYSFDVDEEGEEISYRKMVEAYTRIFTRCGLKFRVVEAESGLIGGTYSHEFMVLAETGEETIVSCKACSYAANIERAEFQRPENPQKAPVASDFKPLQKVFTPNQRTVEEVTRFLNVSPRDLVKTLLFVSDRGPVAALVRGDHEISEKKLKHLLGTDHLQLADEETVESISRSPKGFAGPIGLTVPIYADLDLQGMTNFVTGANQKDYHFIHVNVGRDFQVFRFADLRRFAPGDRCPTCGSETRLDKGIEVGHTFKLGTKYSKALGATYLDEKGQEREIVMGCYGIGIGRTVAAAIEQSHDENGIIFPMPIAPFQVILLPVNMKVDLIRQAAEELYQALLQQNIEVLFDDRDETPGTKFKDADLIGIPLRVTLGEKNLKKGLVEIKKRRTGEILLVERAEAVSRIQRIVEEEMALLPKEP
- a CDS encoding phosphatase PAP2 family protein, producing MKRLAPIEGLTLIFLAGLLLVTLLFNRQIPLWRFQLLFYLLLLGLLFALKISADRREARGLGGLLYHFSPIVFVILTYQSLGNLIQYLQPDIDPILIQIDLSLFGVHPTVWMERWITPWLTDLMSLAYLSYYFLPVVLVVTLYRKGRTAEFRQAMFVLTFGYYLSFVGYILFPAVGPRFTQASLYSVPLEGSFITDFVRDTLNALEHNKRDCMPSGHTQLSLMVLLLAHRYQEKRLFYLFLPLVAGLILSTVYLRYHYVIDLIVGALFAIGSLLMASALYRVWQRA
- a CDS encoding N-acetyltransferase, with the translated sequence MAGSELKIEEVKTRSDLAAFLRFPWKIYRGNPFWVPPLIKDQQKKLSPSSPFRSHAEMVLYLARRDGEVVGRVAGIVDRFHIEYHQERAGFFGFFESIEDPEVGRLLLSSVETWAKERGMEKILGPMNPSMNDECGLLVDAFDRPPALMMPYNPPYYSSLIEGCGYRKVMDLYAYLLEKETFQKDRLERITERILKKEPDLSIRPLNMGRFKEDLKIIKEIYNDIWSRNWGFTPMTEEEIDEMAKAMKPLVVPELVLFAYVSGEPVGFSAALPDYNVVLKHLNGRLGPLGLIKFLYFKRKIRLVRIMLLGIKQAFQKRGIEGLLYIETFKRGIAKGYHQGECSWILENNLLMRHGIEAMGGKRYKTYRIYEKGI
- a CDS encoding pyridoxal phosphate-dependent aminotransferase family protein, which encodes MDVFEKCERVNEQYRAVYNSGNYFFFRKLESAQDSEVVVNGRRVIMVGSNNYLGLTNHPRVKEAAIKAIEKYGSGCAGSRFLNGNLEIHEELEAKLARFFRKEAALVFATGYQTNLGAISALVGRNDVAIIDKYDHASIIDGCRLSFGQVKKFKHNDMKDLEKVLEATKDKGQLIIVDGVFSMEGDIANLPEIVRLAKAYGARVMVDDAHGVGVLGPGGRGTAEHFGLENEVDLIMGTYSKSLAAIGGFVVGSWEVINFIKHTGRSMIFSASLPPALVASVSTALDIIEEEPHLIEQLWNNTRKMLKGYKELGFDTGTSETPIIPIILGDTMKVFGMCRLLFEEGIFVNPVASPAVPPGRELLRTSYMATHTEEQLDRVLEAFKKVGKQMGLI
- a CDS encoding NAD-dependent epimerase/dehydratase family protein, translating into MKALVTGGTGFIGSHLVEALLKRGDEVRCLVRNRHDLKWLKGLPVEIAEGDCTDPYSLKEAVKGVDLIFHSAGVTKALKEETYFEINARGTENLLHACLEANPSLKRFVYLSSQAAAGPCQIEGLKKESDDCNPVSPYGRSKLAGEEACLEHTDQLPIVILRPTAVYGPRDRDVYAFFKILSLGFKPVFKNHDGSLSLCFVDDLVQATLRAAESKGCDGEIFFISDGEAYRMDRIGDLFEEAIGIRARPLPVPRWLLRTAASVSEYVSSVSRRPPLINRGKVEEMVQKNWLCDITKARTLLGFEPRFPLAEGVKITYEWYLKNGWL
- a CDS encoding molybdopterin-dependent oxidoreductase, which encodes MIVKTFCARMDHGGCGLLVHVEEGKIRKIEGDPDCPLNRGTICAKGIAQIERLDHPDRLLFPLKRTGKRGEGRWIRVSWDEALETIAQRLLETINRFGPESIAFAQGTPKGLELFLLMRLAHLLRIPNISTPGHICHMPRETASNLTCGFFPVPDYDHPPACVLVWGSNLFQTNEEGVIGSQLKRALERGAKLIVVDPRKTGMASRADLWIRPRPGADLFLALGMLKVIIEEGLYDRPFVDQWTKGFPELVEHLKQYSLEEIAETTWVNKEAIQQAARLYAQTRPASLQWGNAIEHTIHSFQCARALLILMAITGNLEAPGGNVNRPSPPLMRPGELVQIKRFPEKKEKILSPEYRLSTMMGFVPSQLIIKAILTEKPFPIRLMYIQGGNPLLSYANAQETFEALRRLDFLAVSEIFLTPTAQLADLVLPAATHFEFDDIGHYGLPHGFILARPKIVEPPGECWSDLKILNELGKKAGLGHHFWKDPEECLDEILRPAGLTYDDFKSMGMLKGDWPYRSYEKKGFSTPSKKVEIFSDQLKDWGYAPLPTPIDLPAPSSESFPLLLTSAKDPFYFHSAYRNIPSLRRLSPDPLLLIHPQTASTYKIGEGDWVEITTARGSIRQRAKFDADLDPRILVASYGWWFPERKDLELCGWKESNLNILTDNAPPYEPAIGSTPLRAIPCRISKAEPF
- the cas6 gene encoding CRISPR system precrRNA processing endoribonuclease RAMP protein Cas6, with translation MEGLFEHFRFARFEFLLKATDEIHLPTYKGSTFRGAFGHTFKKIVCINREKDCNGCLLKNRCIYSYVFETPPPPDTEKMKKYPYAPHPFVITPPLETTRTYKEGEGLKFELTLIGKAIDYLPYFIYTFDELGKKGIGKGQGTFQLEKVKAVGGAETEEEGSTVYSSVDKALRCDFKVLDGRALAPLDLDVPTLTLQFLTPTRLKFDGALTLKLEFHILVRNLLRRISLLSYFHCGEELVVDFKGLIEKSKEVRIQKETLRWVDWERYSNRQETRMKMGGFIGPITFMGDFKPYAPFLLLGEQIHVGKGTSFGLGKFKISKQGS